A stretch of Manis javanica isolate MJ-LG chromosome 1, MJ_LKY, whole genome shotgun sequence DNA encodes these proteins:
- the NR2F1 gene encoding COUP transcription factor 1 isoform X1: protein MAMVVSSWRDPQDDVAGGNPGGPNPAAQAARGGGGGAGEQQQQAGSGAPHTPQTPGQPGAPATPGTAGDKGQGPPGSGQSQQHIECVVCGDKSSGKHYGQFTCEGCKSFFKRSVRRNLTYTCRANRNCPIDQHHRNQCQYCRLKKCLKVGMRREAVQRGRMPPTQPNPGQYALTNGDPLNGHCYLSGYISLLLRAEPYPTSRYGSQCMQPNNIMGIENICELAARLLFSAVEWARNIPFFPDLQITDQVSLLRLTWSELFVLNAAQCSMPLHVAPLLAAAGLHASPMSADRVVAFMDHIRIFQEQVEKLKALHVDSAEYSCLKAIVLFTSDACGLSDAAHIESLQEKSQCALEEYVRSQYPNQPSRFGKLLLRLPSLRTVSSSVIEQLFFVRLVGKTPIETLIRDMLLSGSSFNWPYMSIQCS from the exons ATGGCAATGGTAGTTAGCAGCTGGCGAGATCCGCAGGACGACGTGGCCGGGGGCAACCCCGGCGGCCCCAATCCCGCAGCGCAGGCggcccgcggcggcggcggcggcgccggcgagcagcagcagcaggcggGCTCTGGCGCGCCGCACACGCCGCAGACCCCGGGCCAGCCCGGAGCGCCCGCCACCCCCGGCACGGCAGGGGACAAGGGCCAGGGCCCGCCCGGCTCGGGCCAGAGCCAGCAGCACATCGAGTGCGTAGTGTGCGGGGACAAGTCAAGCGGCAAGCACTACGGCCAATTCACCTGCGAGGGCTGCAAAAGTTTCTTCAAGAGGAGCGTCCGCAGGAACTTAACTTACACATGCCGTGCCAACAGGAACTGTCCCATCGACCAGCACCACCGCAACCAGTGCCAATACTGCCGCCTCAAGAAGTGCCTCAAAGTGGGCATGAGGCGGGAAG CGGTTCAGCGAGGAAGAATGCCTCCAACCCAACCCAATCCAGGCCAGTACGCACTCACCAACGGGGACCCCCTCAACGGCCACTGCTACCTGTCCGGCTACATCTCGCTGCTGCTGCGCGCGGAGCCCTACCCCACGTCGCGCTACGGCAGCCAATGCATGCAGCCCAACAACATCATGGGCATCGAGAACATCTGTGAGCTGGCCGCGCGCCTGCTCTTCAGCGCCGTCGAGTGGGCCCGCAACATCCCCTTCTTCCCGGATCTGCAGATCACCGACCAGGTGTCCCTGCTACGCCTCACCTGGAGCGAGCTGTTCGTGCTCAACGCGGCCCAGTGCTCCATGCCACTGCACGTGGCGCCGCTGCTGGCAGCTGCCGGCCTGCACGCCTCGCCTATGTCCGCCGACCGCGTCGTGGCCTTCATGGACCACATCCGCATCTTCCAGGAACAGGTGGAGAAGCTCAAGGCGCTGCACGTCGACTCGGCCGAGTACAGCTGCCTCAAAGCCATCGTGCTGTTCACATCAG ATGCCTGTGGCCTGTCGGATGCCGCCCACATCGAGAGCCTGCAGGAGAAATCGCAGTGCGCGCTGGAGGAGTATGTGAGGAGCCAGTACCCTAACCAGCCCAGCCGCTTTGGCAAACTCCTACTGCGGCTGCCCTCGCTGCGCACCGTGTCCTCCTCGGTCATAGAGCAGCTCTTCTTCGTCCGCTTGGTAGGTAAAACCCCCATCGAAACTCTCATCCGCGATATGTTACTGTCTGGGAGCAGCTTCAACTGGCCTTACATGTCCATCCAGTGCTCCTAG
- the NR2F1 gene encoding COUP transcription factor 1 isoform X2 — MFGYSVQRGRMPPTQPNPGQYALTNGDPLNGHCYLSGYISLLLRAEPYPTSRYGSQCMQPNNIMGIENICELAARLLFSAVEWARNIPFFPDLQITDQVSLLRLTWSELFVLNAAQCSMPLHVAPLLAAAGLHASPMSADRVVAFMDHIRIFQEQVEKLKALHVDSAEYSCLKAIVLFTSDACGLSDAAHIESLQEKSQCALEEYVRSQYPNQPSRFGKLLLRLPSLRTVSSSVIEQLFFVRLVGKTPIETLIRDMLLSGSSFNWPYMSIQCS; from the exons ATGTTTGGCTACT CGGTTCAGCGAGGAAGAATGCCTCCAACCCAACCCAATCCAGGCCAGTACGCACTCACCAACGGGGACCCCCTCAACGGCCACTGCTACCTGTCCGGCTACATCTCGCTGCTGCTGCGCGCGGAGCCCTACCCCACGTCGCGCTACGGCAGCCAATGCATGCAGCCCAACAACATCATGGGCATCGAGAACATCTGTGAGCTGGCCGCGCGCCTGCTCTTCAGCGCCGTCGAGTGGGCCCGCAACATCCCCTTCTTCCCGGATCTGCAGATCACCGACCAGGTGTCCCTGCTACGCCTCACCTGGAGCGAGCTGTTCGTGCTCAACGCGGCCCAGTGCTCCATGCCACTGCACGTGGCGCCGCTGCTGGCAGCTGCCGGCCTGCACGCCTCGCCTATGTCCGCCGACCGCGTCGTGGCCTTCATGGACCACATCCGCATCTTCCAGGAACAGGTGGAGAAGCTCAAGGCGCTGCACGTCGACTCGGCCGAGTACAGCTGCCTCAAAGCCATCGTGCTGTTCACATCAG ATGCCTGTGGCCTGTCGGATGCCGCCCACATCGAGAGCCTGCAGGAGAAATCGCAGTGCGCGCTGGAGGAGTATGTGAGGAGCCAGTACCCTAACCAGCCCAGCCGCTTTGGCAAACTCCTACTGCGGCTGCCCTCGCTGCGCACCGTGTCCTCCTCGGTCATAGAGCAGCTCTTCTTCGTCCGCTTGGTAGGTAAAACCCCCATCGAAACTCTCATCCGCGATATGTTACTGTCTGGGAGCAGCTTCAACTGGCCTTACATGTCCATCCAGTGCTCCTAG